One stretch of Alcaligenes faecalis DNA includes these proteins:
- a CDS encoding MotA/TolQ/ExbB proton channel family protein gives MMQELFQSVWVSLAQVAGPVADQAAASVAAAEEATGVLHFIQQSDVVGKTLFVILALMSVASWYLIIVKGVLSFRLKRRSQGFMREFWSASSLEQVENEIATHGARDPFSHLASHAIHAQKHHVKYGAMRLEEKGSTDAFVSRIMRKVMDEETAKLENGLTLLASVGSTAPFVGLFGTVWGVYHALINIGLSDGVTLNKIAGPVGEALVMTGLGLAVAIPAVLAYNAFVRTNRVYLSQLDAFAHDLFTFLTTGQPVQDNQPVLRRVPSGGGAASSSAAAAKREH, from the coding sequence ATGATGCAGGAACTATTTCAAAGCGTATGGGTAAGCCTGGCACAAGTTGCAGGGCCTGTTGCAGATCAGGCTGCCGCCAGTGTTGCTGCCGCTGAGGAAGCGACCGGGGTGCTGCACTTTATCCAGCAAAGTGATGTGGTCGGCAAGACCTTGTTCGTGATTCTGGCCTTGATGTCGGTTGCCAGCTGGTACCTGATCATCGTCAAGGGCGTGCTGTCCTTCCGCCTGAAGCGCCGCTCGCAAGGTTTCATGCGCGAGTTCTGGTCTGCCAGCTCCCTGGAGCAGGTTGAAAACGAAATCGCCACCCACGGTGCCCGCGATCCGTTCAGCCACCTGGCCAGCCACGCTATCCACGCTCAAAAACACCATGTGAAATACGGCGCCATGCGTCTGGAAGAGAAAGGCTCTACGGACGCCTTTGTCTCGCGCATCATGCGTAAGGTCATGGACGAAGAAACCGCAAAGCTGGAAAACGGCCTGACGCTGCTGGCTTCGGTGGGTTCTACCGCTCCGTTTGTGGGTCTGTTCGGTACGGTTTGGGGGGTGTACCACGCGCTGATCAATATCGGTCTGTCCGATGGTGTGACTCTGAACAAGATCGCCGGTCCTGTGGGTGAAGCTCTGGTGATGACCGGTCTGGGTCTGGCTGTCGCTATTCCTGCCGTGTTGGCCTACAACGCTTTTGTGCGTACCAACCGCGTTTACCTGTCCCAGCTGGACGCGTTTGCTCACGACCTGTTCACTTTCCTGACCACAGGCCAGCCTGTGCAGGATAACCAACCTGTTCTGCGTCGTGTTCCTTCGGGCGGCGGTGCAGCATCTAGCTCGGCAGCGGCTGCCAAGCGGGAGCACTAA
- a CDS encoding energy transducer TonB: MLALKATGLALALGLHVGVVATILWTETPKMVGEPAPMDIVGVTLVEVSESPVQQEQVSAPPEEVVAEPEPEPEPEVEPDPEPEPEPVLEPEPEPEPIVEKPPIPEPPKPKPKPKPKPKPKPQPKPEVPPAETPQPAQPAAPAAQAGPATDNSSQTAARSTDGDRPKLIGRVDYLGPRPVPVYPRASERRREQGRVVVRIVISTQGTVLEAKVQSSSGYERLDESALKAVRTARFKPYTENGVAYRAMADIPFDFVY; encoded by the coding sequence ATGCTGGCCTTGAAGGCAACTGGCTTGGCATTAGCACTGGGATTGCACGTTGGTGTCGTGGCTACCATCTTGTGGACGGAAACCCCCAAGATGGTGGGCGAGCCGGCCCCTATGGATATCGTGGGAGTGACCTTGGTGGAAGTGTCGGAGTCCCCGGTTCAGCAAGAACAGGTGAGTGCCCCTCCTGAAGAGGTGGTAGCCGAGCCGGAGCCTGAACCTGAGCCCGAAGTGGAGCCTGATCCCGAGCCTGAGCCAGAACCGGTGCTTGAACCGGAACCCGAGCCAGAGCCTATCGTGGAAAAACCGCCCATTCCCGAGCCGCCCAAGCCCAAACCAAAACCCAAGCCGAAACCTAAGCCCAAGCCACAGCCCAAGCCCGAGGTTCCACCGGCAGAAACACCGCAGCCTGCTCAACCAGCAGCCCCTGCCGCTCAAGCCGGTCCGGCAACGGACAATTCGTCCCAAACCGCCGCCCGTTCTACGGATGGTGATCGGCCCAAGCTGATTGGTCGTGTGGACTACTTGGGACCTCGTCCTGTGCCTGTGTACCCACGGGCTTCCGAGCGTCGTCGTGAGCAGGGCCGTGTGGTGGTTCGTATTGTGATTTCAACCCAAGGAACCGTGCTGGAAGCCAAAGTGCAAAGCTCCTCAGGCTATGAACGTCTGGATGAGTCGGCACTGAAAGCAGTACGCACAGCACGTTTCAAACCGTATACGGAAAATGGTGTGGCCTATCGTGCCATGGCCGATATTCCTTTCGACTTTGTTTACTAG
- a CDS encoding sulfate/molybdate ABC transporter ATP-binding protein has product MSIEVRHLSKQFGAFTALGDVTLDFPAGELVALLGPSGCGKTTLLRIVAGLEHADAGQVLINGKDVAAVGTRDRQVGFVFQHYALFRHMTVFENVAFGLRIKPRKQRLPEAQIRQRVHELLELVQLDWLADRYPAALSGGQRQRIALARALAVEPGVLLLDEPFGALDAKVRKELRSWLRRLHDDLHISTLFVTHDQEEAIEVADRIVVLNKGRVEQEGAPQDVYNHPASPFVYEFLGAANRLPGQFQHGRFVADPQLGQFESSQALNGQGAGQGEAVGYVRPHDLDLQRQLDGQGIVVAVQRIIPLGATVRVELALNEGERAWEAEFDPQRWSQLGLLPGERALALPRKFSAFPIEPQAEARLS; this is encoded by the coding sequence ATGAGTATCGAAGTTCGTCATCTATCTAAACAGTTTGGTGCGTTTACGGCACTGGGTGATGTGACATTGGATTTTCCAGCGGGCGAGCTGGTGGCTTTGCTGGGGCCCTCGGGCTGCGGCAAGACCACCTTGCTGCGTATTGTGGCTGGCCTGGAACATGCGGATGCGGGTCAGGTGCTGATCAACGGCAAGGATGTGGCCGCTGTGGGTACGCGTGATCGCCAGGTGGGTTTTGTGTTCCAGCACTATGCCTTGTTCCGCCACATGACTGTGTTCGAGAACGTCGCCTTTGGTCTGCGCATCAAACCCCGCAAGCAGCGCCTGCCTGAAGCCCAGATTCGTCAGCGTGTGCACGAGCTATTGGAATTGGTGCAGCTGGATTGGCTGGCTGATCGCTATCCAGCGGCCTTGTCGGGCGGTCAGCGGCAGCGTATTGCTTTGGCACGCGCCTTGGCCGTGGAGCCGGGCGTCTTGCTGCTGGATGAGCCCTTCGGTGCCCTGGATGCCAAGGTGCGCAAGGAACTGCGGTCCTGGCTGCGCCGTCTGCATGACGATCTGCATATCAGCACCTTGTTTGTGACGCACGACCAGGAAGAAGCCATTGAAGTGGCTGACCGCATTGTGGTGCTGAACAAAGGGCGAGTTGAGCAGGAAGGTGCTCCGCAGGATGTTTATAACCATCCTGCCAGTCCCTTTGTGTATGAGTTCCTGGGGGCGGCGAATCGCTTGCCGGGTCAGTTCCAGCACGGGCGCTTTGTGGCTGATCCTCAGTTGGGTCAGTTCGAGTCCAGTCAGGCCTTGAATGGTCAGGGTGCGGGGCAGGGCGAGGCGGTAGGTTATGTGCGTCCACACGATCTGGACTTGCAACGTCAATTGGATGGCCAAGGCATCGTCGTGGCCGTGCAGCGCATTATTCCTTTAGGGGCCACAGTCCGGGTCGAGCTGGCCTTGAATGAGGGCGAGCGGGCCTGGGAAGCCGAGTTCGATCCCCAGCGTTGGTCGCAGCTGGGCTTGTTGCCCGGAGAGCGTGCGTTGGCCTTGCCGCGCAAATTCAGCGCTTTCCCTATCGAGCCTCAAGCAGAAGCGCGATTGTCCTGA
- the cysW gene encoding sulfate ABC transporter permease subunit CysW, translating into MSSLTMDSAVQAVPVHTARLRAAQDEGPAVKAILIGIALLFFVLFLLLPLILVFMTAFSRGIMPYLSALSESDTLHAASLTVLVAVIAVPLNIAFGLAASWAIARFEFRGKSILTTLIDLPFSVSPVIAGLMFLLIFGRQGPFWDWLDANNIRIVFALPGLVLATLFVTFPFVARELIPLMQMQGSEEEQAARVLGANGRQMFWRVTLPKIKWGLLYGVILCNARAMGEFGAVSVLSGHIRGQTNTLPLHVEIEYNDYHTVGAFAAASVLAVLALLTLALKLWAERKMVQDGHRG; encoded by the coding sequence ATGAGCAGCCTGACGATGGATTCTGCTGTGCAGGCGGTGCCGGTACATACGGCGCGCTTGCGGGCGGCGCAGGATGAAGGCCCGGCTGTCAAAGCCATATTGATTGGCATTGCCTTGCTGTTCTTTGTGCTGTTCTTGCTGCTGCCCTTGATCCTGGTGTTCATGACGGCCTTTAGCCGGGGCATCATGCCGTATCTGTCCGCCTTGAGCGAGAGCGATACTTTGCATGCCGCCAGCCTGACGGTTCTGGTTGCCGTGATTGCCGTGCCTTTGAATATCGCATTTGGCTTGGCAGCCTCCTGGGCCATTGCCCGTTTTGAGTTTCGTGGCAAAAGCATTCTGACGACGCTGATCGACTTGCCGTTTTCGGTATCGCCCGTGATTGCCGGTTTGATGTTCTTGCTGATTTTTGGTCGTCAGGGCCCGTTTTGGGACTGGCTGGACGCGAATAACATCCGTATCGTCTTTGCTTTGCCGGGCCTAGTGTTGGCGACCTTATTTGTGACTTTCCCCTTCGTCGCGCGTGAGCTGATTCCTCTGATGCAAATGCAGGGCAGCGAGGAAGAGCAGGCTGCGCGGGTGCTGGGAGCCAATGGCAGACAGATGTTCTGGCGGGTGACACTGCCCAAGATCAAGTGGGGCCTGCTGTACGGCGTGATTCTGTGTAATGCCCGTGCCATGGGCGAGTTTGGAGCGGTGTCGGTGCTGTCGGGCCATATACGGGGCCAGACCAACACGCTGCCCTTGCATGTAGAGATTGAGTACAACGACTATCACACGGTAGGCGCTTTTGCGGCGGCTTCGGTGCTGGCAGTCTTGGCTTTACTGACGTTGGCGCTTAAATTGTGGGCCGAGCGCAAAATGGTTCAAGACGGTCATCGTGGATGA
- the cysT gene encoding sulfate ABC transporter permease subunit CysT, producing MSQARLWGVLPAARKQRALPGFGLTMGLSISYLSLIVLIPLSAVLLKTTSMGWSAFWETISAARVLASLKLTFGMAALAALINGVFGLILAWVLVRYRFPGRRIVDALIDLPFALPTSVAGISLAAIYAPTGWIGSWAEPYVGQIAFTPWGVLIALVFIGLPFVVRTVQPVLEELEQEQEEVSACLGADRFQTVTKVILPAILPACLTGVALAFARAVGEYGSVIFIAGNVPMVSEITPLLIVIKLEQFDYAGASALAVLMMVLSFIILLAINRLQWYLQSRHSGQAVAKAAKVAAPLSLEGAR from the coding sequence ATGTCACAGGCTCGTCTTTGGGGGGTTCTGCCCGCTGCCCGCAAGCAGCGGGCTTTGCCAGGCTTTGGCTTGACCATGGGTTTGTCCATCAGCTATTTGAGCCTGATTGTCCTGATCCCCTTGTCTGCTGTTTTGCTCAAGACCACCTCCATGGGTTGGTCGGCTTTTTGGGAAACCATTAGTGCCGCGCGTGTCTTGGCTTCTTTGAAATTGACCTTTGGCATGGCCGCTTTGGCGGCTTTGATCAATGGTGTGTTTGGCCTGATTCTGGCCTGGGTTCTGGTGCGTTACCGTTTTCCGGGTCGTCGCATTGTGGATGCCCTGATTGATTTGCCCTTTGCCTTGCCAACGTCGGTAGCCGGGATTTCCTTGGCGGCGATTTATGCGCCTACAGGCTGGATCGGCTCCTGGGCTGAACCGTATGTAGGGCAGATTGCGTTTACCCCTTGGGGCGTGTTGATCGCTCTGGTTTTTATTGGTCTGCCTTTTGTTGTGCGTACCGTGCAGCCGGTTCTGGAAGAACTGGAGCAGGAGCAGGAAGAGGTTAGCGCTTGCCTGGGGGCGGATCGTTTTCAGACGGTCACCAAGGTGATCCTGCCCGCTATTTTGCCCGCCTGCTTGACGGGTGTGGCTCTGGCTTTTGCCCGTGCGGTAGGTGAGTACGGTTCCGTGATTTTCATTGCCGGTAACGTTCCTATGGTCTCGGAAATTACGCCTTTGCTTATCGTGATCAAGCTGGAACAGTTTGACTATGCCGGAGCCTCGGCACTGGCTGTCTTGATGATGGTGCTGTCCTTCATTATTTTGTTGGCGATCAATCGTTTGCAGTGGTACTTGCAGTCGCGCCACTCGGGCCAGGCTGTTGCCAAGGCGGCCAAGGTGGCAGCGCCTTTGTCTTTGGAGGGCGCACGATGA
- a CDS encoding sulfate ABC transporter substrate-binding protein, translating into MKRIQQKWKGVRAGALLALVLAAATAVAAEVSILNVSYDPTRELYAEFNKAFQTHYKEQTGDSVVIRSSHGGSSKQARTVIDGVPADVVTLGISSDIDQIAQSGLLDKGWQARLPDNSTPYTSTIVLLVRKGNPKGIHDWNDLIRSDVKVVTPNPKTSAGARWNYLAAWLYALKQGNGDEAQARDFVAKLYRNVSVLDSGARGSTTTFVERGIGDVLIAWENEALLSVKDLGPDRFDIVVPSSSILAEPPVALVDANAAKHGTEKVAQAYLEYLYSPEGQEIAARHFYRPRLESVAAKYRDQFPALKLYKVDDELGGWTQVQAKHFADGGVFDSIYLSK; encoded by the coding sequence ATGAAGCGGATTCAACAGAAGTGGAAGGGCGTTCGGGCGGGGGCTTTGCTGGCTTTGGTGCTGGCGGCGGCAACGGCTGTTGCCGCCGAGGTCAGTATTCTGAATGTTTCGTACGACCCAACGCGTGAGCTGTACGCCGAATTCAACAAGGCTTTCCAGACCCATTACAAAGAACAAACGGGTGACAGTGTGGTCATCCGTAGTTCCCACGGTGGCTCCAGCAAGCAAGCGCGTACGGTGATTGATGGCGTGCCTGCCGATGTGGTGACACTGGGTATTTCTTCCGATATTGATCAGATCGCTCAGTCCGGTTTGCTGGACAAGGGCTGGCAAGCTCGTCTGCCGGACAACAGCACGCCTTACACCTCCACGATTGTTTTGCTGGTGCGCAAGGGCAATCCCAAGGGAATTCACGACTGGAACGATTTGATTCGCTCTGACGTGAAGGTGGTCACGCCTAATCCTAAAACTTCGGCAGGGGCGCGCTGGAACTATCTGGCCGCCTGGTTGTACGCCTTGAAGCAAGGTAATGGGGATGAAGCGCAGGCCCGTGATTTTGTGGCCAAGCTGTATCGCAACGTCAGCGTGCTGGACTCCGGTGCACGTGGATCGACCACAACTTTTGTGGAGCGGGGCATTGGCGATGTACTGATTGCCTGGGAAAACGAGGCACTCTTGTCTGTAAAGGATCTGGGACCTGATCGTTTCGATATTGTGGTGCCTTCCAGCAGCATTCTGGCCGAGCCGCCCGTGGCGCTGGTTGATGCCAATGCCGCCAAGCATGGCACGGAAAAAGTGGCCCAGGCCTATCTGGAGTATCTGTATAGCCCGGAAGGTCAGGAAATCGCTGCCCGTCATTTCTACCGTCCTCGCCTGGAGTCGGTGGCCGCCAAGTACCGCGATCAGTTCCCGGCTTTGAAGTTGTACAAAGTCGATGATGAGCTGGGCGGCTGGACTCAGGTTCAGGCCAAGCACTTTGCAGATGGTGGCGTGTTCGACAGCATCTACTTAAGCAAATAA
- a CDS encoding class I SAM-dependent methyltransferase: MYSDPWLDRWLPLIAQREISSPVLEIGCGFGDDTLTLIRAGLKVMAFDLSPECVATAQQRAPEAQIECRDTRGPWPEAANNLELILASLSLHYFPWDETRTIVRRIWNSLRPGALFLCRLNSTEDVNFGAGQGELIEANFYRDQGNCKRFFDQVSVDQLFGAEWRRISVQHMTSHKYIKQKAMWELVLEKGQLPG, translated from the coding sequence ATGTATTCGGACCCTTGGCTTGATCGCTGGTTACCTTTGATCGCTCAACGTGAAATCTCCTCGCCGGTGCTGGAGATAGGCTGTGGTTTTGGTGACGACACGCTGACCTTGATCCGGGCTGGCTTGAAGGTGATGGCCTTTGACCTTTCGCCTGAATGCGTGGCGACCGCGCAGCAGCGTGCGCCCGAGGCGCAGATTGAGTGCAGGGATACGCGCGGCCCTTGGCCGGAAGCGGCGAATAATCTTGAGCTGATCCTGGCCAGTCTGTCCTTGCATTACTTTCCATGGGATGAAACCCGGACCATTGTGCGCAGAATCTGGAACAGCTTGCGGCCCGGTGCCTTGTTTCTATGTCGTCTGAACTCGACCGAAGATGTGAATTTCGGTGCCGGGCAGGGCGAGTTGATTGAAGCCAACTTCTATCGCGACCAGGGCAATTGCAAGCGTTTCTTTGATCAGGTCAGCGTAGACCAACTGTTTGGGGCTGAATGGCGCCGGATCTCTGTCCAGCACATGACATCGCACAAATATATAAAGCAAAAGGCGATGTGGGAGCTGGTGCTGGAGAAAGGGCAGTTGCCAGGCTGA
- a CDS encoding MBL fold metallo-hydrolase, which yields MRILLKTLCAGLLLGAAAVSQAGTMKVTLLGTGTPAPYADRAGPATLVQAGEETLLFDTGRGVATRLFQKGVAPNSITAHFFTHLHSDHTVGLPDLWLTGWFGRPWPGRTVPLQIYGPKGTRTMTDYLPKAYDEDIRIRVEDQGLPVEGVTFVTQEFEKGGVVYSKNGVTVTAVEVDHGGEVIPAFGFIVEYEDKKVAISGDAMYDKRLIAAAANADVFVHSVALIDPAFLKVRPILNETLKHFATPEQVGQVFAESKPLLGAYTHIVFYSPEGGANIPEQVLLERTRNTYQGPVVAGRDLMEFTVEDKAVVAYDEAGKELMKVSRR from the coding sequence ATGAGGATACTGTTAAAGACGCTGTGCGCCGGTCTTTTGCTGGGGGCAGCGGCGGTCAGTCAGGCTGGCACGATGAAGGTGACTTTATTGGGTACGGGTACGCCTGCACCGTATGCGGATAGGGCAGGCCCGGCAACTTTGGTGCAGGCGGGCGAAGAGACTTTGTTGTTTGATACGGGGCGTGGGGTAGCGACGCGGCTGTTTCAGAAAGGTGTTGCGCCCAATTCCATTACTGCGCATTTCTTCACGCACTTGCACTCGGATCACACGGTAGGTTTGCCGGACCTGTGGCTGACAGGCTGGTTTGGTCGACCCTGGCCGGGCCGGACAGTGCCTTTGCAGATCTATGGTCCCAAGGGAACCAGGACCATGACGGATTACCTGCCCAAGGCGTATGACGAGGACATTCGTATCCGCGTGGAAGATCAGGGTTTGCCGGTGGAGGGCGTGACTTTTGTGACTCAGGAGTTTGAAAAGGGCGGGGTGGTCTACAGCAAGAATGGGGTTACCGTGACAGCGGTGGAGGTTGATCACGGTGGCGAGGTGATTCCGGCCTTTGGCTTTATTGTGGAGTACGAAGACAAGAAGGTAGCGATCTCCGGGGATGCGATGTATGACAAGCGCCTGATTGCTGCGGCCGCCAATGCAGATGTATTTGTGCATTCCGTGGCCCTGATTGATCCGGCGTTTTTGAAGGTCCGCCCCATCTTGAATGAAACGCTCAAGCATTTTGCGACGCCGGAGCAGGTTGGGCAGGTCTTTGCCGAGAGCAAACCGCTGTTGGGGGCCTATACGCACATCGTGTTTTATTCGCCTGAGGGTGGAGCGAATATCCCCGAGCAAGTCTTGCTGGAGCGCACACGCAATACTTATCAAGGCCCGGTTGTAGCTGGCCGTGACCTGATGGAGTTTACGGTTGAGGACAAGGCGGTCGTCGCCTATGACGAGGCGGGCAAGGAGCTGATGAAGGTATCACGTCGATGA
- a CDS encoding cold-shock protein — MKTEIGIVKWFNNEKGFGFIMPESGGKDLFAHHSEIQGSGFKSLDENQRVSFVAGVGQKGPCATQIQII, encoded by the coding sequence TTGAAAACAGAAATTGGTATCGTGAAGTGGTTCAATAACGAAAAAGGCTTCGGCTTCATCATGCCGGAGAGTGGTGGTAAAGACCTCTTCGCGCACCACAGTGAAATTCAAGGTTCCGGGTTTAAATCTCTTGATGAGAACCAACGAGTTTCCTTCGTTGCGGGCGTTGGCCAAAAAGGCCCATGCGCTACCCAGATCCAAATCATTTGA
- a CDS encoding HU family DNA-binding protein: protein MNKTELIEFISTKADLSKADAGRALDAFIDAVTTTLKEKDTVTLVGFGTFAVSERAARSGRNPRTGETIEIEGANVPKFRPGKALKDAVN, encoded by the coding sequence ATGAATAAAACCGAGCTTATCGAATTCATTTCCACCAAAGCCGATCTGTCCAAAGCTGACGCTGGTCGTGCACTGGATGCGTTTATCGATGCCGTGACCACCACGCTGAAAGAAAAAGATACGGTTACTCTGGTTGGTTTTGGCACCTTCGCTGTGTCGGAACGCGCTGCCCGTTCGGGTCGTAACCCACGTACCGGTGAAACCATCGAGATCGAAGGCGCAAACGTGCCCAAGTTCCGTCCCGGTAAGGCTCTGAAAGACGCCGTGAATTAA
- the cobA gene encoding uroporphyrinogen-III C-methyltransferase codes for MHGKVYLVGAGPGDPELLTLRALYLLQHADAVVYDRLVSRAIMSCINPEATLLDVGKVAACKPSMQDDINDSLLSLSRTHQHVVRLKGGDPFIFGRGGEEQLYLQQHGVQVEVVPGITAATGCAASLGIPLTHRGLASSVRFITGHLRDNQGLELNWASLSDSNCTLVFYMAMANCSHIAQALIQHGRSPHTPIALAQDATLKSQRWGLGTLQTLPQLAQTFSPPALLIIGQVVQLHPDYPQPISNTQDALAAKPSWAVM; via the coding sequence ATGCACGGCAAGGTTTATTTGGTTGGAGCGGGGCCTGGCGACCCTGAACTTCTCACACTACGCGCTTTATACCTGCTGCAACATGCAGATGCTGTGGTCTACGACCGCCTGGTCAGCCGCGCCATCATGAGCTGTATCAATCCTGAAGCCACCCTGCTCGATGTCGGTAAGGTAGCCGCCTGCAAGCCCAGCATGCAGGACGACATCAACGACTCCCTCTTGTCCTTGAGCAGAACACATCAGCACGTTGTCCGCTTGAAAGGTGGTGACCCCTTTATTTTTGGACGCGGGGGCGAAGAGCAACTGTATCTGCAGCAGCACGGGGTTCAGGTTGAAGTTGTGCCTGGAATTACTGCGGCTACAGGCTGTGCAGCTTCCTTAGGCATTCCCTTGACCCATCGCGGGCTGGCCAGCAGTGTGCGCTTTATCACCGGGCATCTGCGTGACAACCAAGGGCTGGAACTGAACTGGGCCTCCTTGTCTGACTCCAACTGTACGCTGGTGTTCTACATGGCCATGGCCAACTGCAGCCATATTGCCCAGGCTTTGATTCAACATGGACGCAGTCCGCATACGCCTATCGCCTTGGCACAAGATGCGACGCTTAAAAGTCAGCGCTGGGGCTTGGGTACTTTGCAGACACTGCCACAGCTTGCACAGACATTCAGTCCTCCCGCCTTGCTGATCATCGGACAGGTTGTGCAACTACATCCGGATTACCCACAGCCCATATCAAATACGCAAGATGCCCTCGCCGCCAAACCCTCCTGGGCCGTGATGTGA
- a CDS encoding c-type cytochrome: protein MSLERQASLRTLLHQECGSCHGLLLKGGLGPALTADTLRGQSAEQVALTIMHGRPGTAMPAWKRFLQPAESLWLANFLLHESDAAP, encoded by the coding sequence GTGAGTTTGGAGCGACAAGCCTCTCTACGCACGCTGCTTCATCAAGAGTGTGGCTCGTGCCATGGCTTGCTGCTGAAAGGAGGTCTGGGCCCAGCCTTGACGGCTGATACCTTGCGGGGCCAAAGCGCAGAGCAAGTCGCCCTGACGATCATGCATGGGCGTCCCGGAACAGCCATGCCTGCCTGGAAGCGCTTTTTGCAGCCAGCAGAAAGTCTCTGGCTGGCTAATTTTCTTCTCCATGAATCGGATGCAGCACCATGA
- a CDS encoding cytochrome D1 domain-containing protein: protein MKALMTLGLLVALSGCASPLRGTNDMGLIVERATGSVAVVETSHRSRLASIEGLGDLSHAHITYSRDGRYGYVFGRDGGLSKVDLLEQVLVRRIIQSGNAIGGAISQDGKLIVVQNYEPGGIKVFDADTLDLISEVPSYYAPGKRAKVVGLADLPNQQFAYSLFEAGEIWLTDLSDPLRPTTRRFAAGRQPYDSMVTPDGRYYIAGLFGEDALAMLDLWKPENGVRKILQGYGQGETALPVYKMPHLRGWSLAGQDLFLPAIGRHEVLVASTLDWQEKTRIPVHGQPVFVMAQPDGRQVWVNFAFPDNDKIQVIDVATLKVVQTVDAGKAVLHMEFTPRGEAVWISARDDNKVRVYDTRSFKRLKSLDIQQPSGVFFTHRSGRIGF from the coding sequence ATGAAAGCACTGATGACTCTTGGCCTGCTTGTCGCCTTAAGCGGCTGCGCCAGCCCACTACGTGGCACCAATGACATGGGGCTGATTGTGGAGCGTGCGACAGGCAGCGTGGCTGTTGTTGAAACCAGTCATCGCAGCCGCTTGGCAAGCATCGAGGGCTTGGGTGATCTGTCTCACGCCCATATCACTTACTCACGCGACGGGCGCTATGGCTATGTATTTGGACGTGATGGAGGACTGAGCAAAGTGGACCTGCTTGAACAGGTTCTAGTCCGTCGCATCATTCAGTCCGGCAATGCCATAGGTGGAGCCATCTCTCAGGATGGCAAGCTGATTGTCGTGCAGAACTACGAACCAGGCGGCATCAAGGTTTTTGATGCCGACACCCTGGATTTGATCAGTGAGGTCCCGTCCTACTACGCCCCCGGCAAACGTGCCAAGGTGGTTGGCTTGGCGGATCTACCGAATCAACAATTCGCCTATTCCTTGTTCGAGGCGGGTGAGATCTGGCTGACTGATTTATCCGACCCGCTACGCCCTACAACACGGCGTTTTGCAGCAGGCCGCCAGCCCTACGATTCCATGGTCACTCCGGATGGGCGCTACTACATTGCTGGTCTGTTTGGGGAGGACGCCTTGGCCATGCTGGATTTATGGAAACCTGAAAATGGAGTCCGGAAAATCTTGCAAGGCTATGGCCAAGGTGAAACCGCCCTGCCCGTCTACAAAATGCCGCATCTGCGCGGCTGGTCCTTGGCTGGTCAGGACTTGTTTTTACCGGCCATTGGACGCCATGAGGTTCTGGTTGCCAGTACCTTGGACTGGCAAGAGAAAACTCGCATTCCCGTTCATGGCCAACCCGTTTTTGTAATGGCTCAACCCGATGGCCGTCAGGTCTGGGTGAACTTCGCTTTTCCTGACAACGACAAGATACAGGTTATTGATGTCGCTACGCTGAAAGTGGTCCAGACCGTGGACGCAGGCAAAGCCGTTCTCCACATGGAGTTCACCCCTCGGGGCGAGGCCGTCTGGATTTCAGCACGAGACGACAACAAGGTCCGTGTGTACGACACCCGCAGTTTCAAGCGCCTGAAAAGCCTGGATATTCAGCAGCCCAGTGGAGTGTTCTTTACGCATCGGAGTGGTCGCATTGGTTTCTGA